The following DNA comes from Clarias gariepinus isolate MV-2021 ecotype Netherlands chromosome 7, CGAR_prim_01v2, whole genome shotgun sequence.
TACAGCAGCCATATATTATAAAActggattttattattattattattattttatagaacAGCAGGGTCTAAGCATGGGTGTGCCAAAATGAGTGCCCATGATCCTTTCAccagtttatatacagtttttgtacaattgataatcaatattattcaattcacctgttGGAAATtgtaaaaagacatttttagatATTCAGATGgatctccagtgtgtgtgcaaaaactGTACActgctttttgtcttttctccATTCTTGTGCTGGCTGGGGTTTAAGCAAGCCAAAAAGAAATTCCACCTTAATGTGACATCATACAGGAAGAGCCAGCGCTGCTGTTCACTTGTGGGAGATGTTCAAGCAGCCTTTCACAAAGCTCCAGTCGAACGGGTCACAATTCGGCTGATGTTTTACTCCTTTTCTATAACTTGGACTATATTTCTGTTAAATCTAGAAAGGGTTATTTCAGGGCTTCTAGTTACTTGTCTCGTCAACATTCCACCAGCAGACCAACAATCAGGCATCTATGAAAATCAGAAATTTCTTCAATTCTACCAGTAATAATTTACTCCATATTGGAGGTAAAAACAAGTAAGAGGTTTCTTCTAGTTTCACTGCATGTTCCACTTTCTTGCTTACTGTAAAAGTTCATTTGACGCTGTGTTGCAGCTGTGTATGCTGAAACGTACTCTTAAGTTTTACTACAGAAATCATCAAAGATTCACTCCGACAGTTTGCAAACCTGCTCAAgcttctttgttgttgttttttactgttTCCAGCAGTAAAGTCCTTCCTCAAATGATGCAAATCATAATGTttaatcattcatttaatttatttaaacagtatCGGGATATGACATAAATTGTTACGCATAATTCGAAAAAAAGTGCTACccactatatttatttattcacttgaTGACATGGTGCCATTAAAATGAATCTTGGtgtacgaggggtgttcaagtcaaaccgggactttagaTTGTGCAGAAGAGCAGAACATAGTGATGAGAATTAAGAAGtcatttatttctcttattatttctataatccccggctacactaatgcacttatcccagcgtttcactagtgcttggataccatcaaggtaaaaaggtaaaaattttCAATTAAGATCAAAGCATGTTGTTTTTAATTCCCTTCAAACCAAACAGCACATCCAGACACCAGCCGTATTCATATGTAGAATTTCCTTAATTAATATTCATGCAGAAATTCATTTCGGGACGACCTTGGGGAACATACCGAAGAGGCTGAAGAGCGCGAGCTGTCGCTGTCATCTCCCACTCGCTGTTCTCCAACGAATAATAATGACTTTTACACGTTCAGAATTCATAATATTCTACACTTGCACCATATTAATGCCTTTCGGAAAAAATGTTTGGAtctgaatgaaaaacaaatgtaagaaaagTCACGCTAAGGTTTAAAGAACATTCagcaataatttattttcataatcTCAAGAACCACCACATTTCTCATCTGGAAAATTCAGATTCAGTTGCCAACAACACGgtttttgaaaaatgtaaagTTACTATACAAATTCtgaatagaaaaagaataaattaactGTGGAACTCATTGTTATTCTCTCACAACGACTCcacactgttgtttttttttttaattaattttttccccctacaaCACCGTTTGTTATAACGTGTGCGGTTATTTTCCGATTTTGAACCCCATAAAGTGATGAAAACATGCTCTATTGTCAGGAATGAGGGAGTGAGCGACACAGTTTAGTAACTAACATCCTTCATTTTGCACAACTCGTATTAAAACTATTGACAACAGTTAGGAAAAGTCTACAGCTAGGAAACAACGCAGTAACTGGTCATCCTGTAGCACCTGAAAGGGTTACTTTGTCCTGACATagcgagaaaaaaaaggaaataaaacaaatactgtttgattaaaaaaaaaattaaaacatttgaacatttcattttttttcatctttttcttcttgtaaaATAACCCAAACAGGTTCCCATAGTCTTTTCCATATATGTTGATAAATGTGTTAGTTTACTCTTTTGTTATAAAAGGTTTAGGCTTGTTATTTAATACAGGTAGGAACTAGGGTGTGAGGAGAGAATACACGTTTTCTCATTTCTCAGTGGAGAGATACGAATCACAAAACTGCGGGAATGAGACGGCATCTTCACGTGAAAGGTTTAAGGACGTCTTTATCTCTGTTTCTACAGGTCTATTTTACCACTAGAGAGTTTGTACTCAAGCCTACGGTGAGCTGAAAGTGCAAAACACATTAACAACCCAAttagaaaacagaaaacaccaacagaatatgaaaaaaaaagcaacagcgAATCAGGAAACACCTTAACATGATCCTCAAGAACAGAAAGAAGCTCCTTAGGCAACATGACGTGCTCGTTGCTGATTGGCTACGGCGTATCCAAGGCCCAGTCAGAGTGGAAAACAGCTGCAAAGTGCTGTACAGCGTCGCCGCCGCACAGCAGGAATATAATTATGGAAGTGCAGAAAATCCAtctgaaggaaggaaggaagctTTTTCAGAACTCCTCAGGTCTAACGTGTAGGTTTTCTATGTAATAGTTGCAGTTTGTGTCCAATCAGAAACAAGCATGTGATGATCAATAAACaccatcaggtttttttttaggttcatttaattttactgtTGCTGTTATTCTGAGGTGTTTCCTGATTATGTTGCGTTTTCTGCTttcatttcagttttgtttaagttttatattttcttgttttcatttttttctgacttgtgatttttttctttctttctgatttGCTGTTGcatttttagttttgttgtgCTTCCAAATTTGTTTTTGCGAatttgttttgtacattttttaaatttattataacattCAATTGTCTTATTTGTTCTAAGAGTTTTATTTTGCAGATTTTACATTTGTTGTTGCGATTTTaggtttgtttaatgtttttatttctttattagttATATGATTTTAGGTTTGTTGATTTCAGATTTGCTGCAATCTCTTTTCTTAGTTGCAATTTTTGTTTTgctggttttaaatttgttgttgtgaTTTTAAGTttgtacacttaaaaaaattgttataataTTCAATTGTCTTATTTGATTTTGCGATTTTAATTTTGTTGATTTCAAATTTGTTGCACATTTTGTTTTGCAGATTTTAAATTTGTTGTTGCGATTTTAAGTTTGTTTAATCTTTTTACTTGTTGCAATTGAAATTTAGttgatttcagatttttttgtgattttcattttgctttattaaaattagtttttttctgatTGTGGTTTTAATTTTGTTGCGCTTtgatttgctttttctttttatttgctaTACGATTTTAGGTTAGGTTTTTGATTTGcggcaattttctttttttttcttttaatttttgttttgcttattTCAAACTTCTTGTTGCAATTTTAggtttgttttatctttttactCGTTGCAATTCTAGTTCTGtttttaattgctttaaatTTTGTTGATTTCAGATTTGTTGTGATTTTCGTTTAGTTTTATTCAGATTTGCTTTTTTCTGATTTGCTGGTTCTGGTTTTAATTTTGTTGTGCTTTgatttgctttttatttctatttttttaatataatctaTTAACATATTTTGCACTTGCAGTCCACCATCCAGGCCTGGAAGAGATTCGGCTTTACACTGTTCAGGATAAAAAGATTGAATTCGAATCCCCAAAAgtaacacacaaacagactGATTTCACATTTTAGGATGTTAGGTTTGGATTCCGTTATGAAGAGTCTGATGGCACGCGATGCACATACACTGTAGTAATGGAAATAcatatacttaaaaaaacaatgtgcTTTCAGATATCTCTTGAAGTCCTTTGCTGCAGGGTGTCCATTtccgagtgtgtgtgatgttgtacCATGCGGCGTGTGTATATAGACGTGGTTTGTTGCTGTATGGCTTGCCGTGTTTTCCCGTTACGTGAGACAGATTGAAGAGAAGAGCACCGTCGTGTTAAAAATCTTGCTGcctagaaaaaaaacacaaacaccctGTGTTTTTTCCTCCCTGTCTAAGAGCCTAAGTGAgtgtggaggtttttttttgtctgctttcAGAACCGAggtccaggtgtgtgtgtgtgtgtattctgctCGTATACTGGAATGCTTAGGCTGTCTCTTGAAATGGCACAGAGGTAAGATCAATAAGAGAGAAGTTTGTTGGTCGGTGGCTGTTCCGTATGATGTGTGCCCCTTTACGTTGTGCTCTTATAGTTTCATCCAATCCCTAGGTGAGTACAAACAGTCTGCATGCAGTACAGAAAAACTCCGTCAGTAagtaaattcttttttaaaaataaggtcCCTATGTTGAAGATGTTAGGTAGAGGATCACTTGTGAGCTCAGAGCGAGGGGATTACAGGATTTGTAATTCGTCGGCGTACAGTACAGGGCGGTACAGTAGAGGCTCAGAGCACCATGGTGGCTAGCAGGCTGGTGGAGCTGCCCGAGAGACTGAgtggcacatacagtacttccAGCGTTCAGTGTCTGAGAAGGTCACGCTAACACACAGCTCACCTCCAGCTAGCGCTCAGGGACGCGATTCCCTTAAAACAGCAGATCAACTATGGCACCACATGGCTTTTAGGAAACAGCTGATAGAGCTTTTAAAGAAATtgggaataaaaaacaaataaatggcgACCACAAGCCTCAAAATCATCaccctttgcaaaaaaaaaaaaaagtcaacttgCGACTTTCAACCGTAGATGCGGTCCTGCAGTGACAACCAACGAACACctggacaaacacacaccccattTGTCTGCTAGTATTTGATTAATATATTGTTCTGCCAGTAAAACCAGTAAGAACTGAACTACCACAGACTAACTGGGGTCAGTGGAAAGGATTTTGCACACCACTAATGCATTAATGCTAATTTCTTACATGTTGTTATGAAAACACTATAGATaaaaatcaccagggaccacgcgatacgatattatcacgatacctaggtgctgattcGAATCGATCAAAAATTCAAAAttgttttttgattttgttacaattctaaacaatttGCTTGTACCCCGCAGGATGATGTTCCACCTGCCGATGTCATTATAGAGgaaacattttaccacctcaaatacaAGCagctattaataaaaaaaatcatttttaaaaaatcagccTGGTCGATGCATATCTGAATAGATGTTCCCCCCATCTCCAGTGAACACATATCATGGTATTGGTGTAATACAATGCCAGTTACTTAATCCCTAAATGTGTCTAGCGCTTCTTTGGGTTTAAAGCCAACGTACGAATGGCCTGATTTAACCTTGAAAAGTTTACCTCCCAAAACGTTTCTTAATTTTAACTGACtagagttttgtttttaatcctgTTCATGCAGTTATTACTTTGGACCTGCCTGCAACATATCATATAATGAATTGAGATCAAACTATATGACAAACTACCAACTTTCATTTAATCTAACTgacttgtacagtacatacaggatCCAAAATCGGAGTCTAAATCAGATGGAACAAAACACAAACCACTTTATTAACTTCTATTAAAGTTCAACTATAGGTACTTGTTCTTAAATAATGTTTCATATTAATATCCCTGGTTCTGGTGTTTAGTCATGTAAGCAGAACAGTAATTTTAATCATGTCCTATATATAAAATGGCCGGTTGTAACCTCTATATCATTTTTTTGCTCATAGTATACTACTTAAATACGAAAGAGGTGGAGATTTCAGAAATTCAGAAAAGCTTCTTTACTACCTGAATCTTTGTACGTAGTTTGTACACTCATCTCCAAAAtcataaatgtattaatgtcACAATTGTCCTTtgtttgtgtatatttattgtatCTCTATATTTCGAATGTCTGAATTTCCTGAATGTcagttgttttaattaaaaatgtcaatAATGCTGTTCTTCTTGAACGATTCATATAAAaaagggtgttttttttgtggtcttgTGGTCTCACTTATTCACGCACATGCTTTCAATGAATGTTACAAAACAGGATCTATGGTTCATTTGCTGGACCGGGGCTCGTGATTCATCGCGTTTATACTCCAACAGAACGGCGCACGTGAAGGTTACGAAACAGAAAAGGGCCGACAGCGATGTTCTGCAGGAGCGTGTGTGCTTCTCATCTTCTATGCAAAAACTACGGGCTGATGAGTGTGTTCGAGTACGCATACAGTACATGGGGGTCACGAggatgcgcatagacacacacagagacacacacacacactgaaacgcACACATctccaaaagagagagagagagacagagaggccacacctctgGTGTATCACTCCAGCGATGGGATTGGATGAAAGGTTTTGTGCATACGGAGCAACTGGCTGGCAGCTAACTGGGTCACAGTTCAGAGTTTATACAAGACGCAGTGGGGAGGGTCAGCAAAGTCAACTCAGAGGTTTGGTTTAGTCCATTTCCTTCTGACCTCCATGAGCCCAAAGTCTAGAGCCACTGTATTGTTGGATAtgcactcagagagagagagagagagagaagatgaaGAGGTGTTGGCTCCAGCCGTAGGTATGTCTGATTTACGTGTTAAGGTCCAGCCTGTGGACAGATTCGTCCAGAGAACACtgttccaggaaaaaaaaaagggacgaAGCAGGACAGGGATGGAGGGACAGGTTTAGACAAGAGTTCCCGGCTTGGCCTTCTCGTGTCCATACCACTGCACGTCGGCGAGCTCGGAGCACAGGGGACTGCTCAGGAAACAGCTGTCGCTGAAAGatctgtgaaaaaaacaaaatgtacgtacgcacacacacacacacgcacgcaaacaaaaatacattgtCATATTATGCTCGTGCATTCATTATAAGAATAAAAGTCATATAGAGCAAAAGCATTTCCATGGCATCATTTCATGCAGCTTGAGTATCAGCATTATTATACGGAGATAATctaattaaacaaatacattatattttctaACCGTTTACATCCAGATGTTTTTATCCCACTAGGCCCAAGTATGAATATGGATATTTTTGTTCAAACCCCTCCCCAAAACATTACATCATACATAGAGCTCATGAATTTCAATGTGGCATCcttcaaataattttaaaaacgcATGACCACCATCTTTGGCACAAAACAACAAGAAACGAGGTTCGAAACAGCGGGCAGTGGTCAGGGATAACTGTTCGGCGTTAATCATGCTCAAAGACGAAGTATTCCTCTTACACGAGCGAGTTCATGTGGTTAATATCTCATCAGCATTCAATCCATATACAAAAAGCACGAAAGTGCAAAAGTCAACATgcaaagagtgagtgagagagtgagacagagagagagagagggaagaaggTAAGAGTACCTCTCTACTGTTCAGTGCTTTGGTGAGAGGGAGAGCGGTCCTCAGTAGGAGAGCTTTCAGCTGTATCACTGGCCCCGAAgaaaacaccaaacacacacacaggaacacaCACCCAGGCCAAACCAAGCACAAGTGGGTTAGAGAGGATCCAATCAGagacagatacagagagagagagagagagagagagagagagggaggttaGCAGCTGTGTGAACAGTGACTGAAGATAGCGAGTGAAAGAAGAGAAGTGTTTAAGCTTAGCAGGGTTAAGACACAGATGTACATGTacactttatttattgttatgacACAAGGCCATGCAGTTGAGACCGAatatctgggaaaaaaaattatgtcttgGGTGGCACGTACCACTTGGGTGATATTTGTAGACCCAAAGCCTCTATTACTAGACCCAAAGCCTCTATAACTAGACCCAAAGCCTCTATTACTAGACCCAAAGCCTCTATTACTAGACCCAAAGCCTCTATTACTAAATCCAAAATCTTTGTTAGTACCCCTAAAGTCTGTGATACTACACCTAAAGCTGTCATTACTACACCCAAAGCTTCTGTTACTACACCCAAAGCCTTTACTACTACACCCAATGCCTCTATTACTAAACCCAATGCCTCTATTACTAAACCCAATGCCTCCATTACTGAACCCAATGCCTCTCTTACTAGACCCAGTGCCTCTATTACTAAACCCAATGCCTCTATTACTGAACCCAATGCCTCTATTACTAGACCCAGTGCCTCTATTACTAGACCCAGTGCCTCTATCACTAAACCCAATGCCTTTATTACTTGACCAAAAGCCTCTATTACTACACCCAATGCCTCTATTACTTAGCCCAAAGCCTCTATAACTAAACCCAAAGCTTCTGTTACTACACCCAAAATCTTTGTTAGTACCCCTAAAGTCTGTGATACTACACCTGAAGCTGTCATTACTACACCCAAAGCTTCTATTACTAGACCCAAAGCCTTTACTACTACACCCAATGCCTCAATTACTAAACCCAATGCTTCTATTACTAAACCCAATGCCTCTATTACTAAACCCAATGCCTCTATTACTAAACCCAATGCCTCTATAACTAGACCCAATGCCTCTATTACCACACCTAAAGCCTCCTTTACTATACGTATAGCCTCTATTACCCAGTCCCTATTAGATGTTACTACTAAATCTAAGTCCTCTGTTACTACATCTGAAGCCACAGGTACTACACCATGATCTACTCTTACATTAGTGTACACTTCCTGCTTCACACCGACTGCCTAGTTACAgttcagcaataaaaaaatccattattgGATTCATAGACTCACGCCAGATGATGATCCTAACAGATTGATGACAACACTTGTACCAGGTAGAAGTGCATCACTGAACTCACAATGAGGTTACGACTGCACGGGCTGTGTTTCAAATTGCACTAAAGCTGGCTGTTAATATAAACTGCTGTCGACCTCTTATAACTGATACGATGAAAATTCAGTACAGTAATCAATAAAGCTTATCTAGTATAGAATCCTAAacgttaatattaaaatatccaGATGTAAAGTAAACaagcaagcaaataaaaataaaaacaaccctTATCCAATATGATCCAAACCCTGACTTTCCCGTCTTACCCGCTCTGCCAGTTGAGGATGTGCTGGGGGCTGCAGGGTGGCGTAGCTGCTAACTCACTACATGGAGTTCCACTTCTCTGGCTGTGTGGAGAGgcggctgcacacacacacacacaaatacacacagttaTTATATACTCACACATTTACAGAAACACAATGACGAACCCTTATTTTTggaataatgtacagtatgacgtATATAACGGATATAGCGCGAGCCTGTCACTGATACCCTCCGTAAAACAGATCCCAGAGTGTTTCAGTCAGCCAGAGGGCAATCCATTATAcccctcctaacacacacacacacacacacacacacacacacacacatccacacccccacacacagaGCACAGACCACCCTGACAGCATCTCACTCCCTCACACAGAGGAATGTCTTAAGTTAAAGTTACACTAATAAACACTTTTGTCAACCTCGACATCTCTGCTGTATACTGCTTCCAGCCATGTGACACAGACCTATTCCTTCGCTTCTTGGCCACATGAACCTTGTTGCTAAATTCAGGGCTGAACAACTGCATTTTATTTCTGACATATAGTTGTTTGCcctgtttcattttttaaatgaaatctgAATAATCAAAACAGAATATACAGCTTATTTGTGATATGTCAAAGAGTTTTTAACTATAATAACTTCCAAGCAcgtatttgaataaaaaaagctatttcATGTGTTTGGAGGCTAAATCTAGCAAAATATTAgtgataaaaagaataaataaagaaggaTTAGACTGACAGAGACATCATACAAAGTCTATTGAaaacaaatgcacagtttatGACTTTAATTCCTGAATTctgagatttattttaaaattgtgacttTTTTCTGAGAATCATCTCACGTTCATCTCAGaatcattactttttttctcaaaagGCTGATTTTAATCTCTAAATTCTGAGATTAATCACAGAAATCACACACTTTTTTCTTAGAAGGCTGAATTTAATCTGTGAATTCTAAGATcaattttattctaatttaattCTAAGATCAACTTTTTTCTAAGAATTATGACGTTCATCTCGGAatcattactttttttccctcagaaGTCTGACTTTAATCTCACTCCTTCTGTCTTGGGCAGTATAAAGCTACACCCATAAAGACGTCATTCCACATGAAGACGAAACCTAATCGACAGGATGTCTTACCCGGTGAGCCCTTAGCGAGTGTGCCAACTCTCCCCGTGCCCGAACTGGTGTGCGTAAGACGTGCGTGCTCTTTAATCGATCCGGATGACCGCTGGTACCAGCACCGTAGCTCCTCGGACACGGCCGCTCTGTTccctcctccctccctccctacAGACGGAGTCCTCACTATCTGAGACCTGGAGGGTGTGAGCCTGGCACTGCCGCTGGCACTGCCGCCCTCACCGTCCTCCCCTGCCGACCCCCATCCCTCCTTGTAGAGGCCGCCGGCTGTGTACGAATTGGACGTCTTAAACTGTGCTTTGACGCTGTAGTGGCCTTCCTGGTCGCTTTCCAGACTGCGGACCACCACAGCGCCGGGGCTGCTGCCTGCCGGGTACAGTGGATACTCCTTAATGCGGTACTGTGATGAGGGCTGGCTTTGGCTGTTCAGGTAGACGCCCTGGTGGGCTGTTCCTGGTGTCCCTCCGTTCCGTGCGGCCAGGTTCGGCATGCTGCCTGAGCTGGAGTTGCCCAGGTTGCCGGCGGATTTATGGCGCTGACGCTGACGTTGACGTGCTCTAGAAGGTGAGTCCTCGGCTAGGGTGCGGTAGTTAGGGTTGGCGCCTGCTGGCGGGCAGCAGTGCTCGGAACTCGAGTGGCTGGTACATGATGAGCAATCATCTGGCACTACCGAGCCGCTGCTTCCTGCTCGCTGCGGCCCTGACAGGAAAAGATCTGGGCTAAGCTCCGCCTCTGGTCCCGCCTCTAGGCTCAGTAACTTCCCCTGAGACTCCAGGCTGGAGCTCCGCCCACGAAAAGGCTGAGACAGGCTAAGAGACAGAGGTTCGAATATTAGGAAGATGACCATAAAACTGTGTCACTTTGCAAATattggtgcatgtgtgtgtgtgtgtgtatggtgtgtgtgtgtgcgtgtatatataCCTGGCTGAATGGACATAACTCCTGGTCCTCAGGTCAGGAGTAGACGGCATACTGGATTGGCTGTTCCAATGAGGCAGAGTGCGCACTGGGCTGTTCTGCAAAGAGTTACTGCCTCCTGTCTCACAGCTGCCCGTGCTGGGGAACCGCCTGTGACTGCtgcatacatacaaacatacagaaaAGGTTTagagacaacataaaaaaaaaatttgatttctAATTTTTTCCGCAGAATTCTGATGCTAATCTATGAATTCTGAGATTAATTTTGGCGTTCATCTCAGAATCATTTATGCGTTTATGATGCTTTTACCACAATTATGATGTTCACTTCAAAATtctagctttgttttttttttaagaattctgactttaatctttttaagattaattaaaaaattcttaattaaaaatcagaattctaaaaaaacaaaaactgaggAAAATATTGAGCAAAAAAAGGTcataattcaaatatttttctCTGGTCGCCCTAGTTCTCTTCCGTACATACTGACCATGTGAGAAGAACAAAGCGGAGGATGCCTGAAAATTAAGCAcaacttttatttctctttacatccttattttatagttaatcTGAATTAGTTAGACCGAATGCTTGCAGGTTCTGAGATTTAGTGTCAATATTACCATGACAACAAGCAATAAATATGTGTTTATAATGCATTCTCGATGCTATGCAATATTACTACTCTATCAATAAAAGCATAAAGCATATACCTGGAGTGGGAGGAGCGTTTTTTCACCCTCTCATAGGGCTCGTCGAGGGAGCTCTCACTCCACATGCGGGGTTTGATTGGAGATTTGTCGTAGTCGCTGCGCTGGTAGTGCAGGTGCCTAAGACCTTCCAGAGACTGCGGAGGAGGAGGCCGGCTGTGCGACGGAGGTCGAGGAGGAAGGCCTTTATGAGGGGAGGAGACCGGAGAAAAGGTGGGCGTTCCTGCTACCTGGGGGTCATCTGAGggcaggaagaaaagaaaaacaaacagggaCACATATAATGTAGTGAGATTCCTAGAGTAACGCAgtaatgctaccaccaccatgcttcactgatGATAGTCATGGTGATGTTTAGTTCTTGTCTCACAGATTTTTTCTTCTCTTACTTTGTCTTCCTGACTTTAAGTGGACAGTCTTTCATTTGGAAAGCTTTTAGCTTTAGaggttatataaataaaacgcACAGCGTACTAATGCTAACTTTTACCCTGTCTAATACTACATGCTCTTATAGGCTcgttaatatttaattacattacattactgcATCCTGTGACTTATTAAATGGCGTTTTAACAGGTTTCGACAGCTCTGTTAGATGCTGATGGATGACAGCGATAGACTGACTGTAAGACATGTAGGTGACTGTATGGATATAAAGTGAAATTTAATATGCACACtgttgttactatggaaacgtcCCATCAGTGACAGCTGCCCGAGTACAAGCAGCATCCTGAGGTCAAGACGCACACCGGAATGCAGCATGTGCTACTAGGTAGAGTTTATCAGgcactattgtgtgtgtgtgtgtgtgtgtgtgtgtgtgtgtgtgtgtgcgcgtgtgtgtgagagactcaCCATCATCTAGCACCAGAGCGTCAGACAAAGAGCTGTCCTCTGAGCCGATATTCGCCTCtgcataagagagagagaaacacacattGCTTGAAACCACAACACactccttctcacacacactttcctcaGGCTGCTTAAGATGAATAAACGGCTTAATGTACATGTCTTTATCCATGTCAGTCTTATTTAGGTGTGTCtaggaatttaaataatttcacacCCCAACTGGAggtctctctgacacacacacacacgctgttttACAGTAACTGCACTTCCTCTTGCTCTCAGCATGGCAGATTTTACGCACCTTAATAATTCACTTAATGAAGCTTTATAAGCAAGGAAAGAGCTCAGAGGGGATCAAACCCATATTTACCCTAGTGtatctttctcacacacacacgcgtactgtacatacacacatttatggcAGAGTGGCTATCATTAAGGGTGTACACGCCCCAGAGGGgttcgcgtgtgtgtgtgtttttccgcACCTTCTATGatgagcgacgctcgctgcgtgGGTTTCTTTCCCGAGCGGATGCGGTGTTCGTTGATGCCGTTCTCGATATCCTGCAGCTTCTTCAGCGCGTTCAGGTACGACGTCTTCCTCTGCTTCTTCAGCTTTTTACTGTTCACGTGAGGGTCGCTGGCTAAACGCCGCGCCGCCTCCGTGATCTGAGACTGGATCGCGAACTCCCTCTCCAAGCGCTCCAGCTCTTCCTCCTTTCACACCAGAACGCAAGGACACACATAAGTACAAGTTCAAAACCACATGAAAGACAGCCGCGTTTGCCAAAATACACACATTCCTTTATATCACGCTCTAAACCTCATCCAAGACACACACTCAGAGTGACAACCCCGCTTATAGGAACTGAGTGTTTCACACGCACACTTGAAACACGCACCCCAGTCCACGTCAATATTCATTACTCttgaggtcaaaggtcagaggTTAAATTTC
Coding sequences within:
- the frmd4a gene encoding FERM domain-containing protein 4A isoform X11, producing the protein MAISQHQFYLDRKQSKSKIHAARSLNEIAIDLTETGTLKTSKLANMGSKGKIISGSSGSLLSSDSQESDSSQTAKKDMLAALRARQEALEETLRQRIEELKNICIREAELTGKLPKEYPLDPGEEPPTVRRKIGTAFKLDEQKILPKGEEEELERLEREFAIQSQITEAARRLASDPHVNSKKLKKQRKTSYLNALKKLQDIENGINEHRIRSGKKPTQRASLIIEEANIGSEDSSLSDALVLDDDDPQVAGTPTFSPVSSPHKGLPPRPPSHSRPPPPQSLEGLRHLHYQRSDYDKSPIKPRMWSESSLDEPYERVKKRSSHSSSHRRFPSTGSCETGGSNSLQNSPVRTLPHWNSQSSMPSTPDLRTRSYVHSASLSQPFRGRSSSLESQGKLLSLEAGPEAELSPDLFLSGPQRAGSSGSVVPDDCSSCTSHSSSEHCCPPAGANPNYRTLAEDSPSRARQRQRQRHKSAGNLGNSSSGSMPNLAARNGGTPGTAHQGVYLNSQSQPSSQYRIKEYPLYPAGSSPGAVVVRSLESDQEGHYSVKAQFKTSNSYTAGGLYKEGWGSAGEDGEGGSASGSARLTPSRSQIVRTPSVGREGGGNRAAVSEELRCWYQRSSGSIKEHARLTHTSSGTGRVGTLAKGSPAASPHSQRSGTPCSELAATPPCSPQHILNWQSGSFSDSCFLSSPLCSELADVQWYGHEKAKPGTLV
- the frmd4a gene encoding FERM domain-containing protein 4A isoform X8 gives rise to the protein MTEGRRCQVHLLDDRKLELLVQPKLMAKDLLDLVASHFNLKEKEYFGISYTDDTGHFSWLQLDRRVLEHEFPKKSGPIVLYFCVRFYIESISYLKDNATIELFFLNAKSCIYKELIDVDSEVVFELASYILQEAKGDFTSNDATRADLKKLPALPTQALKEHPSLAYCEDRVIEHYKKLSGQSRGQAIVNYMSIVESLPTYGVHYYAVKDKQGIPWWLGLSYKGIFQYDYQDKVKPRKVFQWRQLENLYFREKKFSVEVHDPRSRASVTRRTFGHSGIAVHTWYACPALIKSIWAMAISQHQFYLDRKQSKSKIHAARSLNEIAIDLTETGTLKTSKLANMGSKGKIISGSSGSLLSSDSQESDSSQTAKKDMLAALRARQEALEETLRQRIEELKNICIREAELTGKLPKEYPLDPGEEPPTVRRKIGTAFKLDEQKILPKGEEEELERLEREFAIQSQITEAARRLASDPHVNSKKLKKQRKTSYLNALKKLQDIENGINEHRIRSGKKPTQRASLIIEEANIGSEDSSLSDALVLDDDDPQVAGTPTFSPVSSPHKGLPPRPPSHSRPPPPQSLEGLRHLHYQRSDYDKSPIKPRMWSESSLDEPYERVKKRSSHSSSHRRFPSTGSCETGGSNSLQNSPVRTLPHWNSQSSMPSTPDLRTRSYVHSASLSQPFRGRSSSLESQGKLLSLEAGPEAELSPDLFLSGPQRAGSSGSVVPDDCSSCTSHSSSEHCCPPAGANPNYRTLAEDSPSRARQRQRQRHKSAGNLGNSSSGSMPNLAARNGGTPGTAHQGVYLNSQSQPSSQYRIKEYPLYPAGSSPGAVVVRSLESDQEGHYSVKAQFKTSNSYTAGGLYKEGWGSAGEDGEGGSASGSARLTPSRSQIVRTPSVGREGGGNRAAVSEELRCWYQRSSGSIKEHARLTHTSSGTGRVGTLAKGSPAASPHSQRSGTPCSELAATPPCSPQHILNWQSGSFSDSCFLSSPLCSELADVQWYGHEKAKPGTLV